The DNA segment aatgcacaagatgcttcagaagtatatcggaacgctaaagtgatacctgtaattatttggagtacaaaggtaattgcaactaagaaaccaaagttataagatgaatttagattgagagcacaccgataaaagacgaggtgtgcccggaatagactcatggaaatttggtgtgttctcgaaaccatgctagcacaatagaacttcgttaaataactacatattaaaatgagcgcatgtaaactagtcttaaacacaccgctcgtcacgtaacaaatctcaaatcgtactgtagattttatatatgtaccgtaactataaccatggtgacatccaatgttcacgctcaatcttaccatacatagtactttttatgatcccaggctggtttaataagtcaaagtttagccgggaagttagcgtctaaaatatataaccgatagtctcaacttagatgcacagatggacataattaatccttgtacggtttgtacctacttgactcctcagtttaagttaaggagtcctttgtttacagcttgtaccgttactttcaggagcataccgttaaattcgatgatcttatgtgttcactcaaatcgaataaacaaagacattatagttcctagaatactgaagatgactccggttatgagatacagacaaccaagttctttatgattgcagtacaccaccaccccactggactgcttaagacagctaaaagtgttggatttcaatatcctactacattaagattattccacatcggttatgttctaggcgtaatatatggattcttgttctcactcatcttaacagcgagagaaaactactactcagatgctagtctaatcagtagcatcgtacttggagttatcatctctgagacaggattatttatcagctttttctggggagtatatactacgagttggactactggtttagatcttgaaggtctttgtttaccggatccaagttctcttgtgcttttcatgaccatcatgttaagtgcattaagtatagtggtatccagcgtatatttgaaaaaccaacatttgtatacaagctgtacgaatatcatgacattcactttggtagtcgccttcttaatgttagtctgtacggaatacacggatcggattcttgttggcctggcacctgtttagtaactggatgaacgctttttacgcctggtatgcatggataatactcgactcttctatagtttaaccgctactgctgggactgtatattatgtacttacggtagtactatcaagcctcttcttccaaatagatttcatggaaaacctaaaattcgcatgtttgattgacatttagccgctaatatacaatcatccaagatatatttatctatcgcaggttcggtctaatgtcccgttatactatatagatcacatggcttctggtactttgagatcatgctaacggcgagaagggaagtgtgtttcaaagaaaagggatgtttagccgggaagttagcgtctaaaatatataaccgatagtctcaacttagatgcacagatggacataattaatccttgtacggtttgtacctacttgactcctcagtttaagttaaggagtcctttgtttacagcttgtaccgttactttcaggagcataccgttaaattcgatgatcttatgtgttcactcaaatcgaataaacaaagacattatagttcctagaatactgaagatgactccggttatgagatacagacaaccaagttctttatgattgcagtacaccaccaccccactggactgcttaagacagctaaaagtgttggatttcaatatcacggtaatcatgtttgcttggaagctgtagtcattataactattgatttagtataagcatagaaccaatccggtagtaagatatacgatagtagctaatctaccatataagatataagtcgcttgtggaatagcactaccaataataatcaagaagatcatactgtatacccaaataattacccatccactgactacatttcgagtcataaaatgttgtcgtatcaacattcgagtattcaaagctcgaatttcagataaaagagctaagttaatgagagaggacataaatactaacaaaccaccggttttggatgggattactttt comes from the Besnoitia besnoiti strain Bb-Ger1 chromosome Unknown contig00063, whole genome shotgun sequence genome and includes:
- a CDS encoding uncharacterized protein (encoded by transcript BESB_070150) yields the protein MIAVHHHPTGLLKTAKSVGFQYPTTLRLFHIGYVLGVIYGFLFSLILTARENYYSDASLISSIVLGVIISETGLFISFFWGVYTTSWTTGLDLEGLCLPDPSSLVLFMTIMLSALSIVVSSVYLKNQHLYTSCTNIMTFTLVVAFLMLVCTEYTDRILVGLAPV